Part of the Oerskovia paurometabola genome is shown below.
TGCCCGCGGAGTCCAGCGGTGGAGAGAACGTCCCGATCGCCCCTTTTCCCGGCGCCACCGCGACGACGCCCCCGGCGACCCCCGACTTCGCGGGGAGCCCGATCTCGAAGAGCCACTCCCCCGACCGCTCGTACAGGCCCGTCGAGGCCAGCACCGCGAGGGTGTCCCGGCAGACCTGCGCCGAGACGACCCGCTCCCCGGTGACGGGGTTGACCCCGCCGTCGGCAAGAGTCGCGCCCATGACTGCCAGGTCGCGGGCCGTCACGCGCAGCGCACACTGGCGCGTGTACACGTCGACGACCTCGAGCGGGTCGGTCTGGATCCGTCCGTAGCTCTCGAGCAGGCGCGCGATGGCCCTGTTGCGGATGTTGGTCTCGGACTCGGACCGGTAGACGACGCCGTCGAGCTCGAGCGACCGGCCCGCGAAGCGCGAGAGTCCCGTCCGGACGTTCTCCCACTGCTCGGCGGGCGTCCCGCCAGGCATCATCGCGGTCGCCGCGAGAGCGCCGGCGTTGACCATGGGGTTCATGGGGTGCCCGTCGTTGAGCTCGAGCGCCATGACCGAGTTGAACGGGAGCCCGGTGTTGTTGACACCGACGCGGTCCCGCACGGCGTCGTGCCCGTAGGCCTCGCACACGAGTGCGTAGACGAACGCCTTGGAGATCGACTGCACCGAGAACTCCACGCCCGTGTCCCCCGCCTCGTGCATCTCGCCGTCGACCACGGCGACGCTCACACCGAACAGCGCGGGGTCTGCCGTGGCCAGGACCGGGATGTAGTCGGCGACGGCTCCGGCCGTGAGGTCGCGGTACCGGGCGTGCGCCTCGACGACCAGGTGCTCGACGCGGTCCCACCGGGGCAGCGCCCCGGTCGCAGCCACCTGTTCGACGTCGTCGACGTCCATCGCGCACCGCCCGTCTCTGGAACCCTCCGTGATGCTCCCACCACGTTCGCGAGGGCGCACTCGGAGACTGGAGGCCGGTGCGGGAGGTGTCGATCGTCGCGCCCGCCCGGGCCCCCTGCCCCGACGGCGCCGCTCACCGCTCGACGGCCGCTCCCCTGGCCACCAGGCCCGCCTTGTCCGACAGCTTGATCTCCTTCATGAAGAAGGCGATGACGAACCCCACCACGCCGAGCGGGACCAGGTACCAGAACGCGGGGGCCAGTGCGTCGGTGTAGGCCGTGACGACGACGTCGTGCAGCTGGGCCGGCAACCCCTTGACCGCCTCCGGGGTGAGGGTGTCCGGGCCGAAGTTCGCCGGGACGTCGCTCGGGGGCAGGCCCTTGGCCGCGTCGGTCAGGTTCGTCGCGAGCCTCGTGGTGAACACGGTCGAGAACACGC
Proteins encoded:
- the glsA gene encoding glutaminase A; this encodes MDVDDVEQVAATGALPRWDRVEHLVVEAHARYRDLTAGAVADYIPVLATADPALFGVSVAVVDGEMHEAGDTGVEFSVQSISKAFVYALVCEAYGHDAVRDRVGVNNTGLPFNSVMALELNDGHPMNPMVNAGALAATAMMPGGTPAEQWENVRTGLSRFAGRSLELDGVVYRSESETNIRNRAIARLLESYGRIQTDPLEVVDVYTRQCALRVTARDLAVMGATLADGGVNPVTGERVVSAQVCRDTLAVLASTGLYERSGEWLFEIGLPAKSGVAGGVVAVAPGKGAIGTFSPPLDSAGNSVRGQRATAYLSRALGLNLFASSVHVPEKTESRS